The Streptomyces europaeiscabiei genome window below encodes:
- a CDS encoding geranylgeranyl reductase family protein — MSSENSSADDVQRVWDVVVVGAGPAGASAAYAAAVAGRSVLMLEKAELPRYKTCGGGIIGPSRDSLPPGFELPLKDRVHAVTFSLDGRYARTRKSKQMLFGLINRPEFDQQLVEHAQKAGAELRTGVTVTRVEQHGSAVPDRRTVAVVLQGGETLLARAVVGADGSASRIGAHVGVKLEQVDLGLEAEIPVPETVAEDWKGRVLIDWGPMPGSYGWVFPKGDTLTVGVISARGEGAATKRYLEDFIGRLGLAGFEPSVSSGHLTRCRADDSPLSRGRVLVCGDAAGLLEPWTREGISFALRSGRLAGEWAVRIAEAHDAVDTRRQALNYAFAVKAGLGVEMSVGKRLLVAFERRPGLFHAALTGFRPAWRAFVDITRGSTSLGEIVRSHPIAQRALTAFDK, encoded by the coding sequence GTGAGCAGCGAGAACTCTTCGGCGGACGACGTACAGCGGGTGTGGGACGTCGTCGTGGTGGGCGCGGGCCCCGCAGGGGCTTCGGCCGCCTACGCGGCGGCGGTCGCGGGACGCAGCGTCCTGATGCTGGAGAAGGCGGAACTGCCGCGGTACAAGACGTGCGGCGGTGGCATCATCGGCCCCTCGCGCGACTCGCTGCCGCCCGGCTTCGAACTGCCCCTCAAGGACCGGGTGCATGCGGTCACCTTCTCCCTCGACGGCCGTTACGCCCGGACGCGCAAGTCCAAGCAGATGCTGTTCGGCCTGATCAACCGGCCCGAGTTCGACCAGCAGCTCGTCGAGCACGCCCAGAAGGCGGGCGCCGAACTGCGTACGGGGGTCACGGTCACCCGGGTCGAGCAGCACGGCTCGGCCGTGCCGGACCGGCGGACGGTCGCCGTCGTCCTGCAGGGCGGCGAGACACTGCTCGCGCGGGCCGTCGTCGGGGCGGACGGCAGCGCCAGCCGCATAGGGGCACATGTCGGGGTGAAGCTCGAACAGGTCGACCTCGGCCTGGAGGCGGAGATCCCCGTTCCGGAGACCGTCGCCGAGGACTGGAAGGGGCGTGTCCTCATCGACTGGGGCCCGATGCCCGGCAGTTACGGGTGGGTCTTCCCCAAGGGCGACACCCTGACCGTCGGCGTGATCTCCGCGCGCGGTGAGGGCGCCGCCACCAAGCGGTACCTGGAGGACTTCATCGGGCGGCTCGGCCTCGCCGGCTTCGAACCGAGCGTCTCCTCCGGGCACTTGACGCGTTGCCGTGCCGACGACTCGCCGCTCTCCCGGGGGCGGGTGCTGGTCTGCGGGGACGCGGCGGGGCTGCTGGAGCCGTGGACGCGGGAGGGTATCTCCTTCGCGCTGCGGTCGGGGCGTCTCGCAGGGGAGTGGGCGGTTCGGATCGCCGAGGCGCACGACGCGGTGGACACCCGCCGCCAGGCCCTCAACTACGCGTTCGCCGTGAAGGCGGGGCTCGGCGTCGAGATGAGCGTCGGCAAGCGGCTGCTGGTCGCCTTCGAGCGGCGGCCGGGGCTCTTCCACGCGGCGCTCACCGGGTTCCGGCCCGCCTGGCGGGCCTTCGTCGACATCACGCGCGGGTCGACCTCCCTGGGCGAGATCGTCCGCAGCCACCCGATCGCCCAGCGCGCGCTGACCGCGTTCGACAAGTAG
- a CDS encoding dipeptidase, whose translation MPSNPVAETVASLIPRAKEELTELVAFKSVADFDQYPRSESEGAARWVADALRAEGFQDVALLDTPDGTQSVYGYLPGPEGAKTVLLYAHYDVQPPLDEAAWVSPPFELTERDGRWYGRGAADCKGGVLMHLLALRALKANGGVPVHIKVIAEGSEEMGTGGLQQYAEAHPELLAADTVVIGDAGNFRAGLPTVTASLRGMILMRVRIDALQGNLHSGQFGGAAPDALAALIRVLDSLRAADGTTTVDGLASDGTWDGLQYADAQFRKDAKVLDGVELVGADTVADRIWARPAATVLGIDAPPVVGATPSIQASARALIGLRVPPGVDVGHAAKLLEAHLVAHTPWGARVSCELIGRGQAFRADTTSPAYEAMASAMAVAYPGQEMSYAGHGGSIPLCNALAALYPDAEILLIGLSEPEAQIHAVSESVSPEELERMSVTEALFLRNYAAN comes from the coding sequence ATGCCGTCGAACCCGGTCGCCGAGACCGTCGCCTCCCTGATTCCCCGGGCGAAGGAGGAGCTCACCGAACTGGTGGCCTTCAAGTCGGTGGCGGACTTCGACCAGTACCCGAGGAGCGAGAGCGAGGGCGCCGCGCGCTGGGTCGCCGACGCGCTGCGCGCCGAGGGCTTCCAGGACGTGGCCCTGCTCGACACCCCCGACGGCACCCAGTCCGTGTACGGCTACCTCCCGGGGCCCGAGGGCGCGAAGACCGTCCTGCTCTACGCGCACTACGACGTGCAGCCGCCGCTGGACGAGGCCGCCTGGGTGTCGCCGCCGTTCGAGCTGACCGAGCGCGACGGCCGCTGGTACGGGCGCGGCGCCGCCGACTGCAAGGGCGGCGTGCTCATGCACCTGCTGGCGCTGCGGGCCCTGAAGGCGAACGGCGGGGTGCCCGTCCACATCAAGGTGATCGCCGAGGGCTCCGAGGAGATGGGCACGGGCGGCCTCCAGCAGTACGCCGAGGCGCACCCGGAGCTGCTCGCCGCCGACACCGTCGTCATCGGCGACGCGGGCAACTTCCGCGCCGGCCTGCCGACGGTCACCGCCTCCCTGCGCGGCATGATCCTCATGCGCGTGCGGATCGACGCACTCCAAGGCAACCTGCACTCGGGCCAGTTCGGCGGCGCGGCCCCCGACGCGCTGGCCGCGCTGATCCGCGTCCTCGACTCGCTGCGCGCCGCGGACGGCACGACGACCGTCGACGGACTCGCGAGCGACGGGACGTGGGACGGCCTGCAGTACGCCGACGCGCAGTTCCGCAAGGATGCCAAGGTGCTGGACGGCGTGGAGCTGGTCGGCGCGGACACGGTCGCCGACCGCATCTGGGCGCGCCCGGCCGCCACCGTGCTCGGCATCGACGCCCCGCCCGTGGTCGGCGCGACCCCCTCGATCCAGGCGAGCGCCCGCGCCCTGATCGGCCTGCGCGTCCCGCCGGGCGTCGATGTCGGGCACGCGGCCAAGCTGCTCGAAGCACACCTGGTGGCGCACACTCCGTGGGGTGCCCGGGTGAGCTGCGAACTGATCGGCCGCGGCCAGGCGTTCCGCGCCGACACCACCAGCCCGGCGTACGAGGCGATGGCCTCGGCCATGGCCGTCGCCTACCCGGGCCAGGAGATGAGTTACGCGGGCCACGGCGGCTCCATCCCGCTCTGCAACGCCCTCGCCGCCCTCTACCCGGACGCCGAGATCCTTCTCATCGGCCTCAGCGAACCCGAGGCCCAGATCCACGCGGTGAGCGAGAGCGTGTCCCCGGAGGAACTGGAGCGCATGTCGGTGACGGAGGCCCTGTTCCTGCGCAACTACGCGGCGAACTGA
- a CDS encoding NUDIX hydrolase produces the protein MIVWINGAFGAGKTTTARELIELIPNSTLFDPEVIGGTLTHMLPAKRLAEVGDFQDLPSWRRLVVDTAAALLAELGGTLVVPMTLLRQEYRDEIFGGLASRRIPVRHLLLAPAETILRERIAGREIPPDLPDGEMRMRQWAYDHITPYRAALGGWLTADAHLVDTSALTPYETARCIADAVAADDVPVCDIVQTPEPTAETVAAGVLLFDEDDRVLLVDPTYKAGWEFPGGVVEAGEAPARAGVREVQEETGIRLDDVPRLLVVDWEAPAPPRYGGLRLLFDGGRLDVSGAQRPVLPGPELRDWRFVTEEEAADLLPPVRFERLRWALRARERGAALYLEAGVPV, from the coding sequence GTGATCGTCTGGATCAACGGTGCGTTCGGTGCGGGGAAGACCACCACCGCACGGGAACTGATCGAACTGATCCCGAACAGCACGCTCTTCGACCCCGAGGTCATCGGCGGCACACTGACACACATGCTGCCGGCCAAACGCCTCGCCGAGGTCGGCGACTTCCAGGACCTGCCGAGCTGGCGACGGCTCGTGGTCGACACCGCCGCCGCCCTGCTGGCCGAGCTGGGCGGCACCCTCGTGGTCCCCATGACCCTGCTCCGCCAGGAGTACCGCGACGAGATCTTCGGCGGCCTCGCCTCCCGCCGCATACCCGTACGGCATCTGCTCCTGGCCCCGGCCGAAACGATACTGCGGGAGCGAATAGCCGGGCGGGAGATACCGCCCGACCTCCCCGACGGTGAGATGCGGATGCGTCAATGGGCGTACGACCACATCACTCCGTACCGCGCCGCCCTGGGCGGCTGGCTCACCGCCGATGCCCATCTCGTCGACACCAGCGCCCTCACCCCGTACGAGACCGCGCGGTGCATCGCCGACGCCGTGGCCGCCGACGACGTACCCGTGTGCGACATCGTGCAGACCCCCGAGCCGACCGCCGAGACGGTCGCAGCGGGGGTTCTCCTGTTCGATGAGGACGACCGGGTCCTGCTGGTCGATCCGACCTACAAGGCCGGCTGGGAGTTCCCCGGCGGGGTCGTGGAGGCCGGGGAGGCGCCGGCACGGGCGGGTGTGCGTGAGGTTCAGGAGGAGACCGGGATACGGCTGGACGATGTGCCCCGGCTGCTGGTGGTGGACTGGGAGGCGCCCGCGCCGCCCCGGTACGGCGGACTGCGCCTGCTCTTCGACGGGGGCCGACTCGACGTCAGCGGGGCGCAGCGGCCCGTGCTGCCCGGGCCCGAGTTGCGTGACTGGCGGTTCGTGACCGAGGAGGAGGCCGCCGATCTGCTGCCGCCGGTGCGGTTCGAGCGGCTGCGGTGGGCTCTGCGGGCGCGGGAGCGGGGCGCTGCTCTGTACTTGGAGGCGGGGGTGCCGGTGTGA
- a CDS encoding ROK family protein yields MQTDLVAALDIGGTKIAGALVDDHGRILVRAQRPTPAQEDGDTVMRAVEGVLGELTADPLWGRATAVGIGSAGPVDASAGTVSPVNVPGWRGFPLVERVRAVTGGLPVELIGDGVAITAAEHWQGAARGHDNALCMVVSTGVGGGLVLGGKLHAGPTGNAGHIGHIIVDLDGDACPCGARGCVERIASGPNIARRALESGWRPGPDGDTSAAAVAAAAKAGDPIAVAAFERAAQALAAGIAATATLVEIDIAVIGGGVANAGDVLFAPLRTALKDYATLSFVQHLTIAPAVMGTDAGLVGAAAAALAGRPSTRAA; encoded by the coding sequence ATGCAGACCGACCTCGTGGCCGCGCTCGACATCGGCGGCACCAAGATCGCCGGGGCGCTGGTGGACGACCACGGCCGGATCCTGGTGCGCGCGCAGCGCCCGACGCCCGCGCAGGAGGACGGCGACACCGTCATGCGGGCCGTGGAAGGGGTGCTCGGCGAGCTGACCGCCGACCCGCTGTGGGGCAGGGCCACGGCCGTCGGGATCGGCAGCGCTGGCCCGGTGGACGCCTCGGCCGGCACGGTGAGCCCGGTGAACGTGCCCGGCTGGCGCGGCTTCCCCCTCGTCGAGCGGGTCCGGGCGGTGACCGGTGGGCTGCCGGTCGAGCTGATCGGCGACGGTGTGGCCATCACGGCCGCCGAGCACTGGCAGGGCGCCGCGCGCGGCCACGACAACGCGCTGTGCATGGTCGTCTCGACCGGCGTCGGCGGCGGTCTCGTCCTCGGCGGAAAACTGCACGCGGGCCCCACCGGGAACGCCGGCCACATCGGTCACATCATCGTCGACCTCGACGGCGACGCCTGCCCGTGCGGCGCCCGCGGCTGTGTCGAGCGCATCGCGAGCGGCCCCAACATCGCCCGACGCGCCCTGGAGAGCGGCTGGCGGCCCGGCCCCGACGGGGACACCTCGGCCGCGGCGGTCGCCGCCGCCGCGAAGGCCGGTGACCCGATCGCCGTGGCCGCCTTCGAACGCGCCGCCCAGGCCCTCGCCGCCGGTATCGCCGCCACCGCCACCCTCGTCGAGATCGACATCGCCGTCATCGGCGGCGGCGTCGCGAACGCCGGCGACGTTCTCTTCGCCCCCCTGCGCACCGCCCTCAAGGACTACGCCACCCTGTCCTTCGTCCAGCACCTCACCATCGCCCCCGCCGTGATGGGCACGGACGCGGGCCTGGTGGGCGCCGCCGCGGCGGCGCTGGCGGGCCGGCCGAGCACGCGGGCGGCCTGA
- a CDS encoding LacI family DNA-binding transcriptional regulator: MPETAGGIARRPESRYGNRPTMKDVAARAGVGLKTVSRVVNGEPGVTPDTERRVQEAIEALGFRRNDSARVLRKGSTATIGLVLEDLADPFYGPLSRAVEEVSRAHGSLLINGSSAEDPDREQELALALCARRVDGLVIIPAGDDHRYLEPEIRAGVATVFVDRPAGRIDADVVLSDSFGGARDGVAHLIAHGHRRIGFIGDMPRIHTAAERLRGYRAAMEDAGIHVEDAWMSLGVTDPERVRRAAEDMLSGPSPVTAVFAGNNRVTVTVVRVLAGHTRPVALVGFDDFELADLLRPGITVVAQDPARLGRTAAERLFRQLDGSLVAPERIELPTRLIARGSGELPPAD, from the coding sequence GTGCCCGAGACCGCAGGCGGCATCGCCCGCCGCCCCGAGAGCCGCTACGGAAACCGTCCCACGATGAAGGACGTCGCGGCCCGGGCCGGGGTGGGTCTGAAGACGGTCTCCCGGGTGGTGAACGGCGAGCCGGGCGTCACCCCGGACACCGAGCGCCGCGTCCAGGAGGCGATCGAGGCACTCGGCTTCCGGCGCAACGACAGCGCACGGGTGCTGCGCAAGGGCAGTACGGCCACGATCGGCCTGGTCCTGGAGGACCTCGCCGACCCGTTCTACGGCCCCCTCAGCCGGGCGGTGGAGGAGGTGTCCCGCGCCCACGGCTCGCTGCTGATCAACGGGTCCAGCGCGGAGGACCCGGACCGCGAGCAGGAGCTGGCGCTCGCGCTGTGCGCCCGCCGCGTCGACGGACTCGTGATCATTCCGGCCGGTGACGACCACCGGTATCTGGAGCCCGAGATCAGGGCGGGCGTGGCCACGGTGTTCGTGGACCGCCCGGCCGGGCGGATCGACGCCGACGTCGTGCTGTCGGACAGCTTCGGCGGGGCCCGCGACGGCGTCGCCCATCTCATCGCCCACGGCCACCGCCGCATCGGCTTCATCGGCGACATGCCCCGTATCCACACCGCCGCCGAGCGGCTGCGCGGCTACCGGGCGGCCATGGAGGACGCCGGCATACACGTCGAGGACGCGTGGATGTCCCTGGGCGTCACCGATCCCGAGCGGGTCCGCAGGGCGGCCGAGGACATGCTGTCCGGTCCGTCGCCCGTCACGGCGGTCTTCGCGGGCAACAACCGGGTGACGGTGACGGTCGTGCGGGTCCTCGCCGGACACACCCGTCCGGTCGCCCTCGTCGGCTTCGACGACTTCGAGCTGGCCGATCTGCTCCGGCCGGGCATCACCGTGGTCGCCCAGGACCCCGCCCGGCTGGGCCGCACCGCCGCCGAGCGCCTCTTCCGGCAGCTGGACGGCTCCCTCGTCGCCCCCGAGCGCATCGAGCTGCCCACCAGGCTGATCGCCCGCGGCTCGGGCGAACTCCCGCCCGCGGACTGA
- a CDS encoding serine/threonine-protein kinase: MSSGANEQADGAGRVLAGRYRVVEQLGRGGMGVVWRAVDEVLHREVALKELRTYTDAGAPELADLGVRMQREARAAARVRHPGVVAVHDVAEVDGRPLIVMELVDGLSLDDVLRDRGLLDPREAAAIGAKVMDALGAAHRVGVLHRDVKPGNILLDRSGRVVLTDFGIATMEDPGDGSATHLTRSGELVGSLDYLAPERAQGNDPGPASDVWALGATLYAAVEGASPFRRTSTWSTLTAIVADPLPEPQRAGPLGPVLRQLMDKRPEHRPDAARACELLEAVAAGGTLASPTAGQGGGPAPRPRAETERSVPSVPQGFGPPTAGSGLGGTGAGAGSGPPGPTPGFGPPQPVPGPGTGASTAVDGPGAGAPRVPVPASGAATTVSSNGSRPRKGRALLAAVAVAVVLAASGVTVALLTGDDDAKTGAQPSADESISGTPSPGRSRGTVDLSDDSDSDSDVGEGGKDDKKSPSPSEKVKEDEKGTEASASPSKNGSGGTTGGGSGGSDASGGSTSGDTTGGATEEAPVCHSIGGGKYNCTVWTTAKSYTAAGTEVGILKQGTNYFYCQQNLGRRETSGEWTNVWWAKTDDDSGNTNVWVSDVYIQGGDNDAPVPGLPVC; the protein is encoded by the coding sequence GTGTCTTCGGGGGCGAACGAACAGGCGGACGGTGCCGGGCGGGTTCTCGCCGGACGGTACCGGGTCGTGGAGCAGCTCGGACGCGGCGGCATGGGCGTCGTCTGGCGGGCCGTGGACGAGGTGCTCCACCGTGAGGTCGCCCTCAAGGAACTGCGCACCTACACGGACGCGGGCGCGCCCGAACTGGCCGACCTGGGCGTGCGGATGCAGCGCGAGGCACGGGCCGCCGCCCGAGTCCGGCACCCCGGGGTCGTCGCCGTGCACGACGTGGCCGAGGTCGACGGGCGCCCGCTGATCGTCATGGAACTGGTCGACGGGCTGTCCCTCGACGACGTCCTGCGCGACCGGGGCCTGCTCGACCCGCGTGAGGCGGCCGCCATCGGCGCCAAGGTCATGGACGCCCTCGGCGCCGCCCACCGGGTCGGCGTACTGCACCGCGACGTCAAGCCCGGCAACATCCTCCTGGACCGCTCGGGCCGCGTCGTCCTCACCGACTTCGGTATCGCCACCATGGAGGATCCGGGCGACGGCTCCGCCACCCACCTCACCCGCAGCGGCGAACTCGTCGGCTCCCTCGACTACCTGGCCCCCGAACGCGCCCAGGGCAACGACCCCGGCCCCGCCTCCGACGTGTGGGCACTCGGCGCCACCCTGTACGCGGCCGTGGAGGGCGCCTCCCCGTTCCGGCGTACGTCCACCTGGTCGACGCTCACCGCGATCGTGGCCGACCCGCTGCCCGAACCCCAGCGGGCCGGACCGCTCGGGCCCGTCCTGCGACAGCTGATGGACAAGCGCCCGGAGCACCGCCCGGACGCCGCCCGGGCCTGTGAACTGCTGGAGGCCGTGGCCGCCGGGGGCACGCTCGCCTCCCCGACGGCGGGGCAGGGCGGCGGCCCGGCACCTCGGCCGAGGGCGGAGACCGAACGGAGCGTTCCGTCGGTGCCGCAGGGGTTCGGACCGCCGACGGCGGGCTCGGGGCTCGGCGGCACGGGTGCGGGTGCCGGGTCCGGCCCGCCGGGCCCGACCCCCGGCTTCGGGCCGCCGCAGCCGGTCCCGGGACCCGGCACGGGGGCGTCCACGGCGGTCGACGGGCCCGGTGCGGGCGCGCCGCGGGTGCCGGTACCTGCTTCCGGAGCCGCCACCACCGTGTCCTCGAACGGCAGTCGGCCCCGCAAGGGCCGCGCACTCCTCGCCGCCGTCGCCGTCGCCGTCGTGCTCGCCGCCTCGGGCGTCACGGTCGCGCTGCTCACCGGGGACGACGACGCGAAGACGGGCGCTCAGCCCTCGGCCGACGAATCGATCAGCGGCACCCCCTCCCCGGGCCGCAGCCGGGGCACGGTCGACCTCTCCGACGACTCCGACTCCGACTCCGACGTCGGCGAGGGCGGGAAGGACGACAAGAAGTCCCCGAGCCCGAGCGAAAAGGTGAAGGAGGACGAGAAGGGGACCGAGGCGTCCGCCTCCCCGTCGAAGAACGGGAGCGGCGGCACCACCGGTGGCGGCTCAGGGGGTTCGGACGCCTCCGGCGGCTCCACCAGCGGGGACACGACCGGAGGGGCGACCGAGGAGGCACCGGTCTGTCACTCGATCGGCGGCGGAAAGTACAACTGCACGGTCTGGACCACCGCGAAGTCCTATACCGCCGCCGGCACCGAGGTCGGCATCCTCAAGCAGGGCACCAACTACTTCTACTGCCAGCAGAACCTGGGCCGCCGCGAGACCTCGGGCGAGTGGACCAACGTCTGGTGGGCGAAGACCGACGACGACAGCGGCAACACGAACGTCTGGGTCAGCGACGTCTACATCCAGGGCGGTGACAACGACGCCCCGGTGCCCGGCCTCCCCGTCTGCTGA
- a CDS encoding DUF6986 family protein yields the protein MGQGRQENVATSLAGAVSEEISASLAPVDAELERRYPGDPGTRQPVHTVYVPGDVFASDTLRTWGDRALAALDEHAPDATSFAAVLGLGDDLAGPVYDRVRAKLEREPIEDLRVDFEDGYGPRPDAEEDEAAARAARLVAEAYAKGTAAPYMGIRMKCMEAPVRDRGIRTLDIFLTGLLEAGGLPDGLVLTLPKVTYAEQVTAMVRLLEAFERARGLEAGRIGFEIQIETSQAILAADGTATVARMIDAAQGRATGLHYGTFDYSACLGVSAAHQASDHPAADHAKAIMQVAAAGTGVRLSDGSTNVLPVGPTENVHDAWRLHYGLTRRALARAYYQGWDMHPGHIPTRYAAVFAFYREGYEQAAARLSRYANRAGGDVMDEPATAKALSGYLLRGLDCGALDIEEVSGATGLARADLEGFAAPRRADLTISSGQ from the coding sequence ATGGGGCAGGGCCGGCAGGAGAACGTGGCGACGAGTCTCGCGGGCGCCGTCAGCGAGGAGATCAGCGCCTCCCTCGCCCCCGTCGACGCGGAGCTGGAGCGCCGCTACCCGGGCGACCCGGGCACCCGTCAGCCCGTGCACACCGTGTACGTGCCCGGTGACGTCTTCGCCTCCGACACCCTCCGCACCTGGGGCGACCGGGCCCTCGCCGCCCTCGACGAGCACGCCCCCGACGCCACCTCCTTCGCCGCCGTCCTCGGCCTCGGCGACGACCTCGCCGGGCCCGTGTACGACCGCGTCCGCGCCAAGCTGGAGCGCGAGCCGATCGAAGACCTGCGCGTCGACTTCGAGGACGGCTACGGGCCGCGCCCGGACGCCGAGGAGGACGAGGCCGCCGCCCGCGCCGCCCGGCTGGTCGCGGAGGCGTACGCCAAGGGCACAGCGGCCCCGTACATGGGCATCCGCATGAAGTGCATGGAGGCGCCGGTGCGCGACCGGGGCATCCGCACCCTCGACATCTTCCTCACCGGCCTGCTGGAGGCCGGCGGCCTGCCCGACGGGCTCGTCCTGACCCTGCCCAAGGTGACGTACGCCGAGCAGGTCACCGCCATGGTCCGGCTCCTCGAGGCCTTCGAGAGGGCGCGCGGCCTGGAGGCCGGCCGGATCGGCTTCGAGATCCAGATCGAGACCAGCCAGGCCATCCTCGCCGCCGACGGCACCGCCACCGTCGCCCGCATGATCGACGCCGCGCAGGGCCGCGCCACCGGCCTGCACTACGGCACCTTCGACTACAGCGCCTGCCTCGGCGTCTCCGCCGCCCACCAGGCCAGCGACCACCCGGCTGCCGACCACGCCAAGGCGATCATGCAGGTCGCGGCGGCCGGCACCGGCGTACGCCTCTCGGACGGCTCCACCAACGTCCTGCCGGTCGGCCCGACGGAGAACGTCCACGACGCCTGGCGACTGCACTACGGCCTCACCCGCCGCGCCCTGGCCCGCGCCTACTACCAGGGCTGGGACATGCACCCCGGCCACATCCCCACCCGCTACGCGGCCGTCTTCGCCTTCTACCGCGAGGGCTACGAGCAGGCCGCCGCCCGCCTCTCCCGCTACGCCAACCGTGCCGGCGGCGACGTGATGGACGAGCCCGCGACGGCCAAGGCCCTCAGCGGCTATCTGCTGCGGGGTCTGGACTGCGGCGCCCTCGACATCGAGGAGGTGTCCGGGGCGACCGGCCTGGCCCGCGCCGATCTGGAGGGCTTCGCGGCACCCCGCCGCGCGGATCTGACGATCTCGTCCGGCCAGTAG
- a CDS encoding endonuclease/exonuclease/phosphatase family protein, producing MPKEVGVTRRQGLRSAAAAAIAVPLLTTAGSSQPATAGEHAGALNVMTFNVRFATVVDETPRWSARRPVMRELLRRERPHVIGTQEGLYQQLRMIERDLGGHYDWIGTGRGGGSKDEFMAIFYDTRRLDPIEFDHFWLSDTPYAIASNTWDADWLRMVTWVKFADLADGGREFYVLNTHLDSVSQYARERSARLIGETIAGWDRSSPVIVTGDFNAAAHDNRVYDLMLDSGLVDAWDAAASRSPAYGTYHGYRALKPDGRRIDWILTSPGVTTHWAAMNTFSVDGLHPSDHLPVQASVTLG from the coding sequence TTGCCGAAAGAGGTCGGAGTGACGCGCCGCCAAGGACTCAGGTCCGCGGCCGCCGCCGCCATCGCCGTGCCGCTGCTGACCACGGCGGGCTCGTCGCAGCCGGCGACCGCCGGTGAGCACGCGGGCGCCCTGAACGTCATGACGTTCAACGTGCGCTTCGCGACCGTCGTCGACGAGACACCGCGCTGGTCCGCGCGCCGCCCGGTGATGCGGGAGCTGCTGCGCCGCGAGCGACCGCACGTCATCGGGACCCAGGAGGGGCTGTACCAGCAGCTGCGCATGATCGAGAGGGATCTGGGCGGGCACTACGACTGGATCGGCACCGGCCGAGGGGGCGGTAGCAAGGACGAGTTCATGGCGATCTTCTACGACACCCGCAGACTCGACCCGATCGAGTTCGATCACTTCTGGCTGTCCGACACCCCGTACGCGATCGCCTCCAACACCTGGGACGCGGACTGGCTGCGCATGGTGACCTGGGTCAAGTTCGCCGATCTCGCCGACGGCGGGCGGGAGTTCTACGTGCTCAACACCCATCTGGACAGCGTCAGCCAGTACGCGCGGGAGCGCTCCGCGAGGCTCATCGGCGAGACGATCGCGGGGTGGGACCGGTCGTCGCCGGTCATCGTCACCGGCGACTTCAACGCGGCCGCCCACGACAACCGGGTGTACGACCTGATGCTGGACAGCGGGCTCGTGGACGCCTGGGACGCGGCGGCTTCGCGCAGCCCGGCGTACGGGACCTACCACGGCTACCGGGCGCTCAAGCCCGACGGCCGGCGCATCGACTGGATCCTCACCTCGCCCGGGGTGACCACGCACTGGGCGGCGATGAACACCTTCTCCGTCGACGGGCTGCACCCGAGCGACCATCTGCCGGTGCAGGCCTCGGTGACCCTGGGATGA
- a CDS encoding electron transfer flavoprotein subunit alpha/FixB family protein, translating to MAEVLVYVDHVDGAVRKPTLELLTLARRIGEPVAVALGNGAADTAAALAEHGAVKVLTHDAAEYADYLVVPKVDALQAAVEAVSPAAVLVPSSAEGKEIAARLAVRIGSGIITDAIDLEAGDEGPVATQSVFAASFTTKSRISKGTPVITVKPNSAAVEAAPAAGAVEALAVTFGALATGTKVTARTPRQSTGRPELTEAAIVVSGGRGVNGTENFALIEALADSLGAAVGASRAAVDAGWYPHTNQVGQTGKSVSPQLYIANGISGAIQHRAGMQTSKTIVAVNKDAEAPIFDLVDYGVVGDLFDVVPQLTEEINTRKG from the coding sequence ATGGCTGAAGTTCTCGTCTACGTCGACCACGTGGACGGCGCCGTCCGCAAGCCCACCCTTGAGCTGCTGACCCTGGCCCGCCGCATCGGCGAGCCCGTCGCCGTCGCGCTCGGCAACGGCGCCGCCGACACCGCCGCCGCCCTCGCCGAGCACGGCGCGGTCAAGGTCCTCACCCACGACGCCGCCGAGTACGCCGACTACCTGGTCGTGCCCAAGGTCGACGCGCTGCAGGCCGCGGTCGAGGCCGTGTCCCCGGCCGCCGTGCTGGTGCCGTCCTCCGCCGAGGGCAAGGAGATCGCCGCGCGTCTGGCGGTGCGCATCGGCTCCGGCATCATCACCGACGCCATCGACCTCGAAGCCGGTGACGAGGGCCCGGTCGCGACGCAGTCGGTGTTCGCCGCCTCCTTCACCACCAAGTCCCGCATCTCCAAGGGCACCCCGGTCATCACGGTCAAGCCGAACTCCGCCGCCGTGGAGGCAGCTCCGGCCGCCGGTGCGGTCGAGGCGCTGGCCGTGACGTTCGGTGCGCTGGCCACCGGCACCAAGGTCACCGCCCGCACCCCGCGCCAGTCCACCGGGCGTCCGGAGCTGACGGAGGCCGCGATCGTCGTCTCCGGCGGCCGTGGCGTCAACGGCACCGAGAACTTCGCCCTCATCGAGGCCCTCGCCGACTCCCTCGGCGCGGCCGTGGGCGCCTCCCGCGCCGCGGTGGACGCAGGCTGGTACCCGCACACCAACCAGGTCGGCCAGACCGGCAAGTCCGTCTCGCCGCAGCTCTACATCGCCAACGGCATCTCCGGCGCCATCCAGCACCGCGCCGGCATGCAGACCTCCAAGACCATCGTGGCCGTCAACAAGGACGCCGAGGCCCCGATCTTCGACCTCGTCGACTACGGCGTCGTCGGTGACCTCTTCGACGTCGTCCCGCAGCTCACCGAGGAGATCAACACCCGCAAGGGCTGA